The Tenrec ecaudatus isolate mTenEca1 chromosome 6, mTenEca1.hap1, whole genome shotgun sequence genome has a window encoding:
- the LOC142451069 gene encoding olfactory receptor 8S1-like, translating to MTLGNHSTITEFILLGLSTDRPTRALLFVLFLGIYFVTIMGNLMMLVLIRVDSHLHSPMYFFLSHLSFIDLCLSSVTVPKMLYNLLSQRKSVSVEGCLAQVFLVFVTVGTEGCLLSVMAYDRYTAICHPLLYGQIMSKQLCGGLVWTSWGVGSLDALINTLLAANLDFCEVHVMSHFTCELRSLFPLSCSEVTTNLTVVICSAILHGLGTIILIVFSYAHIIFTILSIRSTTGRSKAFSTCSSHLIVLCFFYGTSLIRYLMPSSGSSLELIFSVQYTVITPLINPLVYSLKNKEVKTALKRVLQKDLHLR from the coding sequence ATGACCTTAGGAAACCACAGCACCATCACCGAGTTCATCCTCCTTGGACTGTCTACTGACCGCCCGACACGAGCTCTACTTTTTGTCCTCTTTCTGGGGATTTACTTTGTGACCATCATGGGAAACCTGATGATGCTGGTGCTGATCCGAGTGGATTCTCATCTCCACtcgcccatgtacttcttcctaagTCACCTCTCTTTCATAGACCTTTGTTTATCCTCAGTCACTGTGCCGAAGATGTTGTACAATCTCCTCTCTCAGAGAAAATCAGTCTCAGTAGAGGGCTGTCTAGCTCAGGTCTTCCTTGTGTTTGTTACCGTAGGGACTGAAGGCTGCCTGCTTTCggtgatggcctatgaccgctataCTGCCATATGCCACCCTCTGCTCTATGGACAAATCATGAGTAAACAGTTGTGTGGGGGTCTAGTGTGGACCTCCTGGGGAGTGGGCTCCCTGGACGCTCTCATCAATACCCTCCTTGCTGCCAATTTGGACTTCTGTGAGGTGCATGTGATGTCTCACTTTACCTGTGAGTTACGTTCCCTCTTCCCTCTGTCCTGCTCTGAGGTCACCACCAATTTGACAGTTGTAATCTGCTCTGCCATCTTGCATGGGCTTGGAACCATAATCTTGATAGTCTTCTCCTATGCCCATATTATTTTCACCATCCTGAGCATCCGTTCCACAACAGGTAGAAGCAAGGCCTTCTCAACCTGCTCCTCCCACCTCATTGTACTGTGCTTCTTCTATGGAACATCTTTAATCCGCTATCTCATGCCATCCTCAGGCTCATCTCTGGAGCTCATCTTCTCTGTGCAGTACACTGTCATAACTCCTCTGATCAATCCCCTTGTCTACAGTCTGAAGAACAAGGAAGTGAAAACAGCTCTGAAAAGGGTGTTGCAAAAAGATTTACATCTCAGATAG